A stretch of Synechococcus sp. MIT S9220 DNA encodes these proteins:
- a CDS encoding HlyD family secretion protein, translating into MDPNGNDKNTSAGKLVKQARSALESRITTISDQDNVLQQSRFWMKTVTWSLIGTTVIGIGWLAIARTEEVVVATGKLEPVGNVKDVRIPPGGVVEAILVKNGQRVSKGEALIRLDQESSAEQLKSLTNGVNEKTTQISQKQQQLLLKKQERERTLDLNREQLASTRINLGLEQDILNRLASLAKDGAVPDIQYLQQRNKVQELKGELTKREIDGRRQINQVDQQIEQLNAELAGLRSERAQLNANLTEVRVTNKNQTLRAPVDGIVFDLKINNPGFISQSMSSEVMLKVVPFNTLEADVMIPSNKIGFVRAGQPADISIDSFPASDFGVLEGTVESVGSDALPPNPQQMRQEYTYPAVIKLDSQQLKLKSGKQLPLQVGMSLTANIKLRSVSYLQLLLNTFQSKTDSLRQL; encoded by the coding sequence ATGGATCCCAACGGCAACGACAAGAACACCTCAGCGGGCAAATTGGTCAAGCAGGCCCGCTCCGCGCTCGAGAGTCGCATCACAACGATCTCCGATCAGGACAACGTCCTGCAGCAGAGCCGTTTCTGGATGAAAACAGTCACCTGGAGCCTGATCGGCACCACCGTGATCGGCATCGGCTGGCTGGCCATCGCTCGCACCGAAGAAGTTGTGGTGGCCACTGGAAAGCTCGAACCAGTCGGCAATGTCAAAGACGTGCGGATCCCACCCGGCGGAGTGGTGGAGGCAATCCTGGTGAAAAATGGTCAGCGGGTCAGCAAAGGGGAGGCTCTGATCCGACTCGATCAGGAAAGCAGCGCCGAGCAGCTCAAGTCGCTGACGAATGGTGTGAATGAGAAAACAACCCAGATCAGTCAGAAGCAACAACAACTCCTGCTCAAGAAACAGGAACGTGAGCGCACGCTTGATCTGAATCGCGAACAACTAGCTAGTACCAGAATCAATCTCGGCCTCGAGCAGGACATCCTGAATCGCCTCGCAAGCCTGGCAAAAGACGGAGCAGTCCCTGACATCCAGTACCTCCAGCAGCGCAACAAAGTGCAGGAGCTCAAAGGAGAACTCACCAAACGCGAGATTGATGGTCGCCGTCAGATCAACCAGGTCGATCAGCAGATCGAACAGCTCAATGCTGAATTGGCTGGCCTACGCAGCGAACGAGCCCAACTCAACGCCAACCTCACCGAAGTGCGGGTGACCAATAAGAACCAGACCTTGCGCGCACCCGTGGATGGGATCGTGTTCGATCTCAAGATCAACAACCCTGGCTTCATCTCTCAGTCGATGTCGTCGGAGGTGATGTTGAAGGTCGTGCCCTTCAACACCCTGGAGGCCGACGTGATGATTCCAAGTAACAAGATTGGTTTCGTCCGGGCAGGTCAGCCAGCCGATATCAGCATCGACTCCTTCCCAGCCAGTGACTTCGGTGTGCTGGAAGGCACCGTTGAATCGGTGGGATCAGACGCACTTCCTCCCAATCCCCAGCAGATGCGCCAGGAGTACACCTACCCAGCAGTGATCAAGTTGGATAGCCAGCAACTCAAACTCAAGAGCGGCAAGCAGCTGCCCCTTCAGGTGGGCATGTCGCTCACAGCCAACATCAAACTGCGCAGTGTCAGTTATCTGCAACTGTTGCTGAACACCTTCCAGAGCAAAACCGACTCGCTGCGGCAACTCTGA
- a CDS encoding 7-carboxy-7-deazaguanine synthase QueE translates to MNGLPLVETFHSLQGEGLHAGRSAFFIRLGGCKVGCSWCDTKHSWSAHVHPQRSVSDLAKDALQAAEAGAAFVVITGGEPLHHPLEPLTSAIRSSCSLPIHLETSGVDPLSGSPDWITLSPKRHKPPRQDLLSCCHELKVVVHEAADLLFADVVAAQAPQAHWLVQPGWESQEGQELAVTKAQGDGRWRLSLQNHKWLGVR, encoded by the coding sequence ATGAACGGCCTGCCGTTGGTGGAAACCTTCCACTCCTTGCAGGGGGAGGGGCTACACGCAGGTCGCAGCGCTTTTTTCATCCGCCTTGGTGGCTGCAAAGTGGGCTGCAGCTGGTGTGACACCAAGCATTCCTGGTCTGCACACGTGCACCCTCAACGAAGCGTCTCCGACCTTGCGAAGGATGCCTTGCAGGCCGCAGAGGCGGGTGCAGCGTTCGTGGTCATCACAGGTGGGGAACCATTGCATCACCCACTCGAACCGCTCACCAGCGCGATCCGCAGCAGTTGTTCACTGCCCATTCACCTCGAAACCAGCGGCGTGGATCCCCTCAGCGGAAGCCCCGACTGGATCACACTCTCACCGAAACGACACAAACCACCAAGGCAGGATCTGCTCAGCTGCTGCCACGAACTGAAGGTGGTGGTTCATGAAGCGGCAGATCTGCTGTTCGCCGATGTGGTGGCCGCCCAGGCCCCTCAGGCTCACTGGCTCGTGCAACCGGGGTGGGAGAGCCAGGAAGGCCAGGAGCTGGCGGTGACCAAAGCACAGGGAGACGGACGCTGGAGGCTGAGCCTGCAGAACCACAAGTGGCTCGGCGTGCGCTGA
- a CDS encoding peptidylprolyl isomerase, whose translation MDDFRHSVQASLTALGTNTLDLLRSTDLLLSLVRRQVIEKATESLNPPVDLIQKALKDHCQKEQLNNDASLNKWLEDHCLNRDELIHQLSLPIKLSKLAIDEFGNQAEAHFLQRKEQIDQVSYSLLRVKDSGMAYELYLQLEANEASFENLAADHSEGPEQRSGGKVGPGSLKQAHPRLQQLLRTATPGVAQEPILIEQWWVVARLDERQEASFNDAMRQRMANELLQDWLTSETKAVVKSLLSAEDGISMP comes from the coding sequence ATGGACGACTTCCGTCACTCTGTTCAAGCGTCTCTCACAGCCCTGGGCACCAACACCCTTGATTTACTCAGAAGTACAGATCTGCTTCTGTCACTTGTTCGCCGACAGGTAATTGAAAAAGCCACTGAATCATTAAATCCACCAGTGGACCTAATTCAAAAAGCACTCAAAGACCACTGTCAAAAAGAGCAACTCAACAATGATGCGTCATTGAACAAATGGCTAGAAGATCACTGTCTAAATAGGGATGAACTTATCCATCAATTAAGCCTTCCTATCAAACTCTCCAAGCTGGCCATCGATGAATTTGGCAATCAGGCGGAGGCCCATTTTCTGCAACGCAAAGAACAAATAGATCAGGTTTCCTACAGCCTTCTACGCGTTAAAGACTCAGGCATGGCCTACGAGCTTTACCTCCAATTAGAGGCCAATGAAGCCAGCTTTGAAAACTTAGCCGCAGACCACAGTGAAGGCCCTGAACAACGCAGTGGCGGAAAAGTAGGGCCAGGAAGCCTGAAACAAGCCCATCCCAGACTTCAACAGCTTTTGCGAACAGCAACTCCAGGGGTTGCGCAAGAGCCAATCCTGATCGAGCAATGGTGGGTCGTCGCTCGTCTGGACGAACGCCAAGAGGCCAGCTTCAACGACGCGATGCGTCAGCGAATGGCCAACGAACTTCTCCAGGACTGGTTAACGAGCGAAACCAAAGCAGTGGTCAAATCTCTTCTTTCGGCTGAAGATGGCATTTCGATGCCCTAA
- a CDS encoding ecotin family protein, whose product MTKPPHQLLKLIAYFGAALSLSAFAALPGVAIPRLNLIGYPEPASGLKRWVIQPSGLLPKSADPLISAHPLDWRIQLIVGQTVRLDCNSKRLSGSGMTMRMLPKASGKALFEVKGPVAVISTKMACSDDQPTRMSFLSLGKQPYLVPYNASWPIVVDLPVGTELRWRVWKAETRQQMGVQL is encoded by the coding sequence ATGACGAAGCCTCCGCATCAGTTGTTGAAGCTGATCGCCTACTTTGGAGCTGCTCTGTCGCTCTCCGCTTTTGCTGCGCTGCCTGGAGTTGCGATTCCCCGCCTGAATCTGATCGGTTATCCGGAGCCAGCCTCCGGCCTTAAGCGTTGGGTGATTCAGCCCTCGGGTTTGCTTCCCAAGAGCGCAGATCCACTCATCTCTGCACATCCACTCGACTGGCGGATTCAGTTGATCGTGGGCCAGACGGTCAGGCTCGATTGCAACAGCAAGCGCCTTTCAGGCTCTGGGATGACCATGCGCATGCTGCCCAAGGCATCCGGTAAGGCCCTGTTCGAAGTGAAGGGACCCGTTGCTGTGATCAGCACCAAGATGGCCTGCTCTGATGATCAGCCCACCCGAATGTCTTTCCTATCGCTGGGCAAGCAGCCCTACCTGGTTCCTTACAACGCCTCCTGGCCGATCGTTGTGGATCTCCCGGTAGGCACCGAGTTGCGTTGGCGGGTCTGGAAAGCCGAGACCCGTCAGCAGATGGGTGTGCAGCTCTGA
- a CDS encoding peptidoglycan DD-metalloendopeptidase family protein — protein MAAGWQTFYSHLQSADVHTGQLVQAGDHIGRVSRSGSASTEHLHVELRRLEGRQAFALDLGTLLPH, from the coding sequence ATGGCTGCGGGCTGGCAGACCTTTTATTCGCACCTGCAGAGCGCAGACGTTCATACCGGTCAGTTGGTGCAAGCCGGGGACCACATCGGTCGTGTGAGTCGCAGCGGCTCCGCCAGCACCGAACATCTCCATGTGGAGCTCAGACGACTGGAAGGTCGTCAGGCCTTTGCCCTGGACCTCGGCACACTGCTACCCCACTGA
- a CDS encoding Dps family protein → MASTPQINIGIPQEQREEIAAGLSRLLADTYVLYGKTHGFHWNVTGPMFNTLHLMFMDQYTELWNSLDEIAERIRALGVVAPYGGSTLAGLASIQEVTEQPAALDMVRELVTGHEAVARTARSIFPLAEAASDEPTADLLTQRLQIHEKTAWMLRSLLEG, encoded by the coding sequence ATGGCCAGCACGCCCCAGATCAACATCGGTATCCCTCAGGAACAGCGCGAGGAGATCGCAGCAGGCCTGAGTCGCTTACTGGCTGATACCTATGTGCTGTATGGAAAAACGCATGGATTCCACTGGAATGTGACCGGTCCGATGTTCAACACCCTGCATCTGATGTTCATGGACCAGTACACCGAGCTGTGGAACTCCTTAGACGAGATCGCCGAACGCATCAGGGCTCTCGGCGTGGTGGCCCCCTACGGCGGCTCGACCCTTGCCGGACTGGCCTCCATCCAGGAAGTCACCGAGCAACCTGCTGCACTCGACATGGTGCGGGAGCTGGTGACTGGCCATGAAGCCGTAGCCAGAACCGCTCGCAGCATCTTTCCTCTGGCGGAGGCCGCGAGCGATGAACCCACCGCTGACCTGCTGACCCAACGCCTGCAGATTCACGAAAAAACCGCCTGGATGCTCAGGAGCCTGCTGGAGGGCTGA
- a CDS encoding ABC transporter transmembrane domain-containing protein — translation MSQGQIQRYALGQPLCERRFIPSQILLIDIGSARLIGNQNGRLSTLARLEQGSFIGLASLLRGCPCEEVRAATELVAYSLRDEQLLNLFTTDQGIAKACQNHLWEAELADLLQRKLENSPRQTNSLTDLLTELLPAAQMLDARNSSAIQGALSGGMQLFLASQPANTTDASLGDQLSDAETIAALTPDTHGLKTRLIALPKDALREVVLEEPPELVEAEVVSHSAGNSNGGEIPQAPLRPPVSRFNQTNESHRDFFVAGEGVLEQTLACFQMLTKLMNLPFRRDAIERVLRDQLRRGQRPSLRLCGQIAAGLGLHVSGAKVAAHMGVRLQTPTLVPWGEAFALAVRSDQRGLLLASPSQGFVELDADQLESTFPEGIDLLLLDRTNTTPEQKFGPGWFWPALKRYRGVLIQVLLASFVVQLFTLANPLLIQVIIDKVINQRSLDTLQVLGIALVAVTLLEGVLGSLKTYLFSETTNRIDQRLGAEVIDHLLRLPLGYFDRRPVGELGSRISELEKIRNFLTGQALTTVLDAAFSVIYIVVMLIYSWVLTLIALAVLPIQVGLTLLGAPLFRRQYRKSAEANASTQSHLVEVLTGIQTVKSQNVEMISRWTWQERYGQYVNRSFEKTITGTALSQTSQVLQKISQLLVLWVGASLVLSGELTLGQLIAFRIISGYVTQPLLRLSSIWQTIQELRVSFERLADVIDTPQESDDQDKAKVPLPPIIGAVHFDNLSFAFSPGTAPVLSDVCLQVKPGTFVGIVGQSGSGKSTLMKLLPRLYSPNQGRILIDNYDIDKVELYSLRRQIGIVPQDPLLFSGSVSENIALTQPDASSEEIVRASKVACAHDFIMELPSGYSTPVGERGASLSGGQRQRIAIARTLLANPKLLVMDEATSALDYETERKVCDNLIQSIRGCTVFFITHRLSTVRRADLIVVMHQGAVVEQGSHAELMDKRGRYYALYRQQEAS, via the coding sequence TTGTCTCAAGGACAAATCCAGCGTTATGCGCTTGGGCAACCCCTTTGTGAAAGACGCTTCATACCCAGCCAGATTCTGCTGATCGACATTGGCAGTGCCCGTCTGATCGGAAACCAGAATGGACGCCTGAGCACCCTGGCCAGACTTGAACAAGGGAGCTTCATCGGATTGGCCTCTCTCCTACGGGGATGTCCCTGTGAAGAGGTGCGCGCTGCGACTGAGCTGGTGGCTTACAGCTTGCGCGATGAACAGCTACTCAATCTGTTTACGACAGACCAGGGCATCGCGAAGGCCTGCCAGAACCATCTCTGGGAAGCGGAACTGGCAGACCTGCTGCAAAGAAAGCTCGAAAATTCACCCAGACAAACAAATTCGCTCACCGACTTGCTGACTGAGCTGCTGCCAGCTGCTCAGATGCTGGATGCAAGAAATTCCAGCGCCATCCAAGGCGCTCTCAGCGGCGGAATGCAACTATTCCTCGCCAGCCAGCCGGCTAACACTACGGACGCTTCACTCGGAGATCAGCTCAGCGATGCCGAAACCATCGCTGCCTTAACGCCAGACACACATGGACTGAAGACCAGACTGATTGCTCTACCCAAGGACGCTCTAAGGGAAGTGGTTCTTGAAGAGCCACCAGAGCTTGTCGAAGCAGAGGTGGTGAGCCACTCAGCGGGGAATAGCAACGGTGGCGAAATTCCTCAAGCTCCTCTGCGTCCACCGGTCAGCCGTTTCAACCAGACAAACGAAAGCCATCGCGATTTCTTCGTGGCAGGGGAGGGGGTTCTTGAACAGACGCTGGCTTGCTTCCAGATGCTCACCAAGTTGATGAACCTGCCGTTCCGTCGCGATGCGATCGAACGCGTCCTGCGCGATCAACTGCGGCGAGGTCAAAGACCCAGCCTGAGACTTTGCGGGCAGATTGCAGCTGGTCTAGGCCTACATGTGTCCGGCGCCAAAGTGGCGGCCCACATGGGGGTACGCCTGCAGACCCCAACCCTGGTGCCCTGGGGTGAAGCCTTTGCCCTGGCGGTGCGCAGTGATCAGCGCGGCCTGCTGTTGGCCTCCCCAAGCCAGGGCTTCGTGGAACTGGATGCCGATCAGCTGGAGAGCACCTTCCCCGAGGGCATCGATCTGCTGCTGTTGGATCGCACCAACACCACCCCGGAGCAGAAGTTCGGACCTGGCTGGTTCTGGCCTGCCTTAAAGCGCTACCGCGGTGTACTGATTCAAGTGCTGCTCGCCAGTTTCGTGGTGCAGCTGTTCACCCTCGCCAATCCACTTCTGATCCAGGTGATCATCGACAAGGTGATCAACCAGCGCAGCCTCGACACGTTGCAGGTATTAGGCATTGCCCTCGTTGCTGTAACGCTGTTGGAAGGAGTCCTGGGAAGTCTCAAGACCTACCTCTTCTCGGAAACCACAAATCGCATCGATCAACGCCTGGGCGCTGAGGTGATCGACCACTTGCTCAGACTTCCTCTCGGCTATTTCGACCGGCGCCCCGTCGGAGAGCTGGGCTCCCGCATCAGCGAACTGGAAAAGATCCGCAACTTCCTCACCGGTCAGGCTCTAACAACGGTGCTGGATGCGGCGTTCTCCGTGATCTACATCGTGGTGATGCTGATTTACAGCTGGGTACTGACGCTGATCGCCCTGGCCGTCCTGCCGATTCAAGTCGGCCTGACTCTGCTCGGTGCTCCTTTGTTCCGCCGGCAGTACCGCAAATCTGCGGAAGCGAATGCCTCCACCCAGAGCCATCTGGTGGAAGTGCTCACCGGAATTCAAACAGTGAAAAGCCAGAACGTGGAAATGATCAGCCGCTGGACCTGGCAGGAGCGCTATGGCCAGTACGTCAACCGCAGTTTCGAAAAAACCATCACAGGAACGGCCCTGAGCCAGACATCGCAGGTGCTGCAAAAGATCTCTCAGTTGCTGGTGCTCTGGGTCGGCGCCTCCCTCGTGCTGTCTGGCGAGCTCACCCTGGGCCAGTTGATCGCCTTCCGGATCATCTCCGGCTACGTCACCCAGCCCTTACTACGTCTTTCTTCGATCTGGCAGACGATCCAGGAACTGCGGGTGAGCTTCGAGCGACTGGCTGATGTGATCGACACCCCGCAGGAATCCGACGACCAAGACAAAGCCAAGGTTCCCCTCCCGCCGATCATCGGTGCCGTGCACTTTGACAACCTCAGCTTCGCGTTCTCGCCGGGAACGGCTCCGGTACTCAGCGATGTTTGCCTACAGGTGAAGCCTGGAACCTTCGTAGGCATCGTCGGCCAAAGCGGCAGCGGCAAAAGCACGTTGATGAAGCTTCTGCCTCGGCTCTACTCCCCGAATCAAGGAAGAATCCTGATCGACAACTACGACATCGACAAGGTCGAGCTGTATTCACTGCGCCGTCAGATCGGCATCGTTCCACAGGATCCGCTGCTCTTCTCAGGCAGCGTTAGCGAGAACATCGCTCTCACGCAGCCTGACGCATCAAGTGAAGAGATCGTGCGGGCCTCCAAAGTGGCCTGTGCCCACGATTTCATCATGGAACTGCCCTCCGGTTACAGCACACCTGTAGGAGAACGGGGTGCTTCCCTAAGCGGAGGCCAACGCCAGCGCATTGCCATCGCCCGCACGCTTCTGGCCAATCCCAAGCTGCTTGTGATGGACGAAGCAACCAGCGCCCTGGATTACGAAACCGAACGCAAGGTCTGCGACAACTTGATTCAGTCGATACGTGGCTGCACGGTTTTCTTCATCACCCACCGCCTCTCAACCGTCCGCCGCGCCGATCTGATCGTGGTGATGCACCAGGGTGCTGTGGTGGAACAGGGATCCCATGCTGAATTGATGGATAAACGCGGTCGTTACTACGCGCTTTACCGCCAGCAGGAGGCCAGCTGA
- the queC gene encoding 7-cyano-7-deazaguanine synthase QueC — MTDFTAIALLSGGLDSATAAALAMEAGGRVIGLSFDYGQRHRRELQAANTIAEALNLAEHHTISVNLASWGGSSLTDQQQALPTHGVQEGVIPNTYVPGRNTVFISIGLSLAEARNADRVVLGVNAVDYSGYPDCRPDYLEAFQTLANLSSKVGREGHGPRLWAPLVTWSKQRIVEEALRLGVPIESTWSCYSGGSKPCSVCDSCRIRDAALRDAGRPDLCSSESR, encoded by the coding sequence ATGACCGATTTCACCGCGATTGCCCTCTTATCAGGCGGGCTGGATTCCGCCACAGCGGCAGCTCTAGCAATGGAAGCGGGCGGGAGAGTGATCGGGCTCTCGTTCGATTACGGCCAGCGCCATCGACGTGAACTGCAGGCAGCCAATACCATCGCCGAAGCTCTGAACCTGGCCGAGCACCACACCATCAGCGTGAACCTGGCCAGTTGGGGCGGATCGTCGCTGACGGATCAACAACAGGCATTACCGACCCATGGGGTGCAGGAGGGAGTCATCCCCAACACCTATGTGCCTGGAAGGAACACCGTATTCATCAGCATCGGCCTCAGCCTGGCTGAGGCCCGCAACGCAGACCGCGTCGTTCTTGGAGTGAATGCCGTGGATTACTCGGGGTATCCCGATTGCCGGCCCGACTATCTGGAGGCTTTCCAGACCCTTGCCAACCTCAGCAGCAAGGTGGGGCGGGAAGGACATGGCCCCCGGCTCTGGGCACCACTGGTGACATGGAGCAAGCAACGGATCGTGGAGGAAGCTCTACGCCTGGGCGTGCCGATCGAGTCGACCTGGAGCTGCTACAGCGGTGGGAGCAAACCGTGCAGCGTCTGCGACAGCTGTCGCATTCGTGATGCCGCCCTGCGCGATGCCGGCCGCCCCGATCTGTGCAGCAGCGAAAGCCGATGA
- a CDS encoding anthranilate synthase component I family protein, with protein MTLLRSRLPWLEPALVAENLAHLHGENGLIWLDGDGSELGRHITLAVDPLEQYCCRGLPGDPGASNPFTTLRHLKDGHWTGWLSYDAAAWTEPGNPWRRDVMATLWIARHDPVLRFDLKAREIQLEGVDPIRHAAMARTLECLTPTKITSWQGKTLGCSWHRHSDRSTYKAGVSTIRELISSGDLFQANLTSCASSTLRNNISNLELYGRLRDQCPAPFSGLLVGSGAATGEAVLSTSPERFLQVEASGAVQTRPIKGTRPRHADPCIDDDLAADLVCSAKDRAENVMIVDLLRNDLGRVCRPGSVQVPDLVRLESYARVHHLTSVVTGQLRSNATWVDLLEASWPGGSITGAPKLRACQRLHELEAQARGPYCGSILHIDWNGCFDSNILIRTLLRKDTQLRLHAGCGIVADSDPEAEADELDWKLLPLLEALR; from the coding sequence ATGACCCTGTTGCGCAGCCGTCTGCCCTGGCTGGAGCCGGCCTTGGTCGCTGAAAACCTGGCTCACCTTCACGGTGAGAACGGCCTGATCTGGCTCGATGGAGATGGCAGCGAACTTGGACGGCACATCACCCTGGCGGTTGATCCTCTGGAGCAGTACTGCTGCCGAGGGCTGCCGGGTGATCCAGGAGCGTCCAATCCCTTCACAACGCTGCGGCACCTCAAGGACGGCCACTGGACTGGATGGCTCAGCTATGACGCAGCCGCCTGGACGGAACCCGGCAACCCCTGGCGTCGCGATGTGATGGCAACCCTCTGGATCGCACGCCACGATCCTGTGCTGCGATTTGATCTCAAAGCCAGAGAAATCCAACTGGAAGGCGTCGACCCCATACGCCACGCGGCCATGGCAAGGACCCTGGAATGCCTGACACCAACGAAGATCACTTCATGGCAAGGAAAGACGCTTGGATGCAGCTGGCATCGGCACAGTGACCGCTCCACATACAAAGCCGGCGTCAGCACAATCCGTGAGCTGATTTCCAGCGGCGATCTGTTCCAGGCCAACCTCACCAGCTGCGCAAGCAGCACGCTCAGGAACAACATCAGCAATCTGGAGCTGTACGGACGGTTGCGCGATCAATGCCCCGCTCCCTTCAGCGGTCTGCTGGTTGGCAGCGGTGCTGCCACAGGTGAAGCGGTTCTCTCCACCTCCCCCGAACGCTTTCTGCAGGTGGAGGCCAGCGGAGCAGTCCAGACAAGACCAATCAAAGGAACCCGGCCGCGCCATGCCGATCCATGCATCGACGACGACCTAGCAGCAGACCTGGTCTGCAGCGCCAAAGATCGCGCCGAAAACGTGATGATCGTGGACCTGCTACGCAATGACCTCGGTCGCGTCTGCCGGCCTGGATCGGTGCAGGTACCGGATCTTGTACGGCTGGAGAGCTACGCCCGGGTTCACCATCTCACCTCCGTTGTCACAGGCCAGCTGCGTTCCAACGCCACCTGGGTGGATCTACTGGAGGCCAGCTGGCCAGGAGGTTCAATCACAGGTGCACCCAAACTGAGGGCCTGTCAACGGCTCCACGAACTGGAAGCTCAAGCCCGTGGCCCCTATTGCGGATCGATTCTCCACATCGACTGGAACGGCTGCTTCGACAGCAACATCCTGATCCGCACCCTGCTGCGTAAAGACACGCAGCTACGGCTGCATGCCGGTTGCGGAATTGTGGCTGACTCCGATCCAGAAGCAGAAGCAGACGAACTCGACTGGAAACTGCTGCCCTTGCTGGAGGCACTCAGATGA
- a CDS encoding CTP synthase encodes MAKFVFVTGGVVSSIGKGIVAASLGRLLKSRGYSVSILKLDPYLNVDPGTMSPFQHGEVFVTEDGAETDLDLGHYERFTDTAMSRLNSVTTGSIYQSVINKERRGDYNGGTVQVIPHITGEIRERIHRVAANSGADVVITEIGGTVGDIESLPFLEAIREFRGDVGRHDLAYIHVTLLPFIGTSGELKTKPTQHSVKELRSIGIQPDVLVCRSDRDINAELKRKIGGFCGVPERAVIPSLDADSIYAVPLTLENEGLCREVLDVLQLEDHDSDMAGWAQLIHQMRNPGPTVKVALVGKYVQLNDAYLSVVEALRHACLAQNASLDLHWVCAEQIENDGAESLLKGMDAVVVPGGFGNRGVDGKVAAIRWAREQRVPFLGLCLGMQTAVIEWARNQAGLTDASSAELDPDSQHAVIHLLPEQQDVVDLGGTMRLGVYPCRIAEGSMAARLYDDQVVYERHRHRYEFNNAYRNLFLESGYRISGSSPDGRLVELIELPGHPFFTACQYHPEFLSRPGRPHPLFRGLIEAAQLRLPSSPSEALRQQGSAIGGRDFPEASRNP; translated from the coding sequence ATGGCCAAGTTCGTCTTCGTTACCGGTGGTGTCGTCTCCAGCATCGGCAAAGGAATCGTGGCCGCCAGCCTGGGGCGCCTGCTGAAATCACGTGGCTACAGCGTGTCGATCCTGAAGCTGGATCCATACCTGAATGTGGACCCAGGCACGATGAGTCCGTTTCAGCATGGTGAAGTCTTCGTCACTGAAGACGGGGCTGAGACTGACCTCGACCTGGGTCACTACGAGCGCTTCACGGATACGGCGATGTCTCGCCTCAACAGCGTGACCACCGGTTCGATCTACCAGTCGGTGATCAATAAGGAGCGCCGTGGTGATTATAACGGCGGCACGGTGCAGGTGATTCCTCACATCACCGGTGAGATCCGCGAACGGATCCATCGTGTGGCCGCCAACAGTGGCGCCGATGTGGTGATTACAGAAATCGGCGGCACCGTGGGTGACATCGAGTCGCTGCCGTTTCTGGAAGCCATCCGTGAATTCCGCGGCGATGTGGGTCGCCACGACCTGGCTTACATCCACGTGACCCTGCTGCCCTTCATCGGCACCTCCGGAGAGCTGAAAACCAAACCCACCCAGCATTCAGTGAAGGAGCTGCGATCCATAGGCATCCAACCCGATGTGCTGGTTTGCCGAAGCGATCGGGACATCAACGCGGAACTCAAACGCAAGATCGGCGGCTTCTGCGGGGTTCCTGAACGAGCCGTCATCCCTTCCCTCGATGCCGACAGCATCTATGCCGTGCCGTTGACCCTTGAAAACGAAGGCCTCTGCCGCGAAGTCCTCGATGTTCTGCAACTGGAGGACCATGACAGCGACATGGCGGGCTGGGCTCAACTGATTCATCAAATGCGCAACCCAGGGCCGACCGTCAAGGTGGCGCTGGTGGGCAAGTACGTGCAACTCAACGACGCCTACCTCTCGGTTGTCGAAGCTCTTCGCCACGCCTGTCTGGCGCAGAATGCCTCACTGGATTTGCACTGGGTCTGCGCCGAGCAGATCGAAAACGACGGAGCCGAAAGCCTGCTCAAAGGCATGGATGCCGTTGTGGTGCCAGGTGGCTTCGGCAACCGGGGAGTTGACGGCAAGGTGGCCGCCATTCGCTGGGCAAGAGAACAACGGGTGCCCTTCCTGGGTCTTTGCCTCGGCATGCAAACAGCGGTGATCGAATGGGCACGCAATCAGGCCGGTCTCACTGATGCATCCAGTGCTGAACTCGATCCAGACAGCCAACATGCAGTGATTCACCTGCTTCCAGAACAGCAGGACGTCGTCGATCTCGGCGGCACCATGCGTCTTGGCGTTTACCCCTGCCGAATCGCAGAAGGCTCGATGGCTGCACGGCTCTACGACGATCAGGTGGTCTACGAGCGCCACCGGCACCGGTATGAGTTCAACAACGCCTACCGCAACCTCTTCCTCGAGTCGGGTTATCGCATCAGCGGCAGCTCACCGGATGGCCGCCTGGTGGAACTGATCGAATTGCCGGGCCATCCCTTCTTCACGGCCTGCCAGTACCACCCGGAATTCCTGTCGCGCCCGGGCAGGCCCCACCCGCTGTTCCGCGGTTTGATCGAGGCAGCCCAGCTGCGTCTGCCCTCGAGTCCAAGCGAGGCACTGCGTCAACAGGGTTCGGCCATCGGCGGCCGCGACTTCCCTGAGGCCAGCCGCAACCCTTGA